From the genome of Verrucomicrobiota bacterium, one region includes:
- a CDS encoding redoxin domain-containing protein has product MALEVGTKAPDFTLKTKNAEGLQEITLSDNYGSGKTLLLFFPFAFTGVCETELCSMRDSLADYNELGSKVYAISGDSPFAQEAFAQKNSLNFPLLSDYNHDVSKAYDVMYEGFVGYDGPAKRSAFVIDAEGTIQFSSSSDDPKVLPDFDAIKAALQ; this is encoded by the coding sequence ATGGCCTTAGAAGTTGGAACCAAAGCACCTGATTTTACTCTTAAAACAAAAAATGCAGAGGGACTGCAGGAAATCACACTTAGCGATAATTACGGATCTGGAAAAACACTGCTTCTTTTCTTCCCTTTTGCCTTTACCGGAGTTTGTGAAACAGAACTTTGTTCAATGCGTGATAGCCTGGCCGACTACAATGAATTGGGGTCGAAGGTATATGCTATCAGTGGAGACAGTCCATTCGCCCAGGAAGCATTTGCCCAGAAGAATAGCTTAAATTTTCCATTGTTGAGCGATTACAACCACGATGTGAGCAAAGCTTATGATGTGATGTATGAAGGATTTGTGGGATACGATGGCCCCGCAAAACGTTCAGCTTTTGTAATCGATGCTGAAGGTACTATTCAATTTAGTTCCAGCAGCGACGATCCAAAAGTTCTTCCAGATTTTGATGCCATTAAGGCCGCTCTTCAATAA
- the tyrS gene encoding tyrosine--tRNA ligase has translation MNVIEEIRRGTDAILNEEELEKKLLKNRPLRVKLGADPTKPDLTLGHTVVLQKLRQFQDLGHIAVLIIGDFTARIGDPSGKSATRPELTKEEIAENGKTYIDQVYRILDPEKTEIHYNSEWLASLTFEDTLNLLRKMTVARMLERDDFSKRYKSQTPISVVEFVYPLSQGYDSVVLKADIELGGTDQLFNLLVGRQLQKDDGQEEQVVITLPLLVGLDGVNKMSKSLGNYIGLNDSAKEVFGKVMSISDDLMWNYWTTLFYKTDDEIESLKQEHPMTVKKSLAVAITTRLHDQVTAEYELQQFEQVFSKGQTPTEMDEIIWSNISDGAQSLGILELLGNSGKFPSRKEAKRLLLQGAVKVDGAKSAIDQKVEKPQTEMIIQAGKRLFFKVLP, from the coding sequence ATGAACGTTATTGAAGAGATCCGCCGAGGTACTGATGCCATTTTAAATGAGGAAGAGCTCGAGAAGAAGCTCCTGAAGAACCGACCTCTTCGTGTAAAACTAGGGGCTGATCCTACGAAGCCCGACCTCACACTTGGCCACACGGTCGTTTTGCAAAAGTTGAGGCAATTTCAAGACCTAGGGCACATAGCCGTTCTAATCATTGGCGACTTTACCGCCCGGATTGGGGATCCCTCAGGCAAATCGGCCACGCGACCCGAACTGACCAAGGAAGAAATTGCTGAAAATGGAAAAACTTACATCGATCAAGTTTACCGGATACTTGATCCTGAAAAAACTGAAATTCACTACAATAGTGAGTGGCTGGCATCACTGACCTTTGAAGATACATTAAATCTTCTCCGTAAAATGACGGTCGCCAGGATGCTCGAGCGCGATGATTTTTCCAAACGCTACAAATCCCAGACACCTATTTCAGTCGTTGAATTCGTTTACCCTCTCTCTCAAGGCTACGATTCGGTTGTGCTTAAGGCTGATATTGAATTGGGTGGAACCGATCAGCTTTTTAATCTCCTGGTAGGTCGACAATTGCAAAAAGATGACGGCCAAGAAGAACAAGTGGTTATAACCTTACCCTTGCTGGTGGGTCTCGATGGGGTTAACAAGATGTCCAAGAGCCTGGGGAATTACATAGGCCTGAACGACTCGGCGAAGGAAGTATTCGGAAAAGTAATGTCGATCAGCGACGATCTCATGTGGAATTACTGGACCACCCTTTTTTACAAAACAGACGATGAAATCGAATCTTTGAAGCAAGAACACCCAATGACGGTTAAAAAATCGCTGGCAGTGGCTATAACAACGCGACTTCACGACCAAGTAACGGCCGAATATGAACTTCAACAATTTGAGCAAGTTTTCTCAAAAGGACAAACTCCGACGGAAATGGACGAAATAATTTGGTCCAATATTTCAGACGGAGCTCAATCATTGGGAATATTGGAATTATTGGGCAATTCTGGCAAATTTCCTAGCCGGAAAGAGGCCAAACGTCTCCTTCTACAAGGAGCAGTCAAGGTCGATGGTGCTAAATCAGCAATTGATCAAAAGGTCGAAAAACCTCAAACTGAAATGATCATTCAAGCAGGTAAACGATTGTTTTTCAAAGTCTTACCGTAA
- a CDS encoding glucose-6-phosphate dehydrogenase assembly protein OpcA — translation MASVFSVIPGIELPVSEVVSTMAKMWESEPIKGSVAPSEFRASQMNLILHLGYGTTPEEAKHLFKTLNEFAHSYPSRIIILSPTPSENPDTLLTGKLYSECYIGRNRRDMRCCEILTLGYDINAPKYLENQVSVWLESDLPTYYWTHRLPAERINSIYKNFIKLCKRKVYDSSIDGQGFSSQLDDPEGFRDLSYARLLPVRQTIGKVLSGFQPSSLVDKLATANLSCSSKYSSEGGALSHWIFNCLKECASISGHTLPFDRVVVETAPEEEVSDFALHFDYEDQRNLRFESEISSGTAKLSGCMERGDFSYVLRSGILSPEATLAEAIFFNN, via the coding sequence ATGGCCTCAGTATTCAGCGTCATTCCTGGGATTGAGCTCCCCGTTTCCGAAGTGGTTTCAACCATGGCGAAAATGTGGGAATCGGAACCTATTAAAGGGTCGGTTGCTCCATCTGAGTTTCGGGCTTCTCAAATGAACCTCATTTTGCATTTGGGTTATGGAACGACTCCAGAAGAAGCCAAACACCTTTTCAAGACTTTGAACGAGTTTGCGCACAGTTATCCAAGTCGGATTATTATTCTAAGTCCCACTCCTTCCGAGAATCCGGATACTCTACTAACCGGTAAGCTTTATTCCGAGTGCTACATAGGTAGGAACAGGCGAGATATGCGATGCTGTGAGATCCTAACGCTTGGTTACGATATTAATGCACCTAAGTATTTGGAGAACCAGGTCTCTGTGTGGTTGGAAAGCGATTTACCGACTTATTATTGGACCCATCGGCTTCCCGCTGAGCGAATAAATTCGATCTACAAAAACTTCATTAAGCTCTGTAAGAGGAAAGTTTATGATTCTTCGATTGATGGCCAAGGCTTCAGTAGTCAACTGGATGACCCTGAAGGTTTTAGAGATTTGAGCTACGCTCGACTTCTTCCAGTTCGCCAAACTATCGGAAAGGTTTTAAGTGGATTTCAGCCCAGCAGCCTGGTTGATAAGCTGGCCACTGCAAATCTTAGTTGTTCTTCAAAATATTCCTCAGAAGGAGGTGCTCTTTCGCATTGGATTTTTAATTGTCTTAAAGAATGTGCATCGATTTCTGGCCACACTTTACCTTTTGATAGGGTTGTTGTGGAAACCGCTCCAGAAGAAGAGGTAAGCGATTTTGCCCTCCATTTTGATTACGAAGACCAAAGAAACCTTCGCTTCGAATCTGAAATTTCGTCTGGAACAGCGAAATTGAGCGGTTGTATGGAGCGTGGTGACTTTTCTTACGTTCTAAGGTCAGGAATTCTATCTCCTGAAGCGACTTTAGCCGAGGCAATCTTTTTCAATAACTGA